A stretch of the Lytechinus variegatus isolate NC3 chromosome 5, Lvar_3.0, whole genome shotgun sequence genome encodes the following:
- the LOC121414730 gene encoding uncharacterized protein LOC121414730 → MPSRTILPALFMVLTCSMVSNLAGARVVLKDTIMEVKQQQPAELRIEPFYGAPANQEVEPTGMTEVTESGSLSEESSEEDDTDVDTDTDTDNDVDTTDGSTAASINIGALPNTNVELVNDAGVVSGNQLPIKGRPDHMPSNQDVRMTSSSSNATTGIAIAAMLMVCLGMGSIVFVIRKYRHHFPVVVRV, encoded by the exons ATGCCATCACGTACAATTTTGCCAGCTCTTTTCATGGTTTTAA CCTGCAGTATGGTCAGCAACCTTGCAGGAGCGAGGGTGGTTTTAAAAGATACCATAATGGAAGTCAAGCAGCAGCAGCCAGCTGAACTACGGATAGAACCCTTCTATGGTGCTCCCGCCAATCAGGAGGTAGAACCAACAGGTATGACTGAGGTGACTGAAAGCGGCAGTCTTTCTGAGGAATCGTCCGAGGAAGATGATACGGATGTTGATACCGATACCGACACCGACAACGACGTCGACACGACAGACGGTAGCACCGCGGCGTCCATCAACATCGGGGCACTGCCGAACACCAACGTCGAGTTGGTCAATGACGCGGGCGTCGTGTCTGGAAACCAACTCCCGATAAAGGGTAGGCCGGATCACATGCCTAGCAACCAAGATGTCAGGATGACGTCATCGTCATCGAATGCGACGACCGGCATCGCCATCGCAGCCATGCTCATGGTATGCCTTGGCATGGGATCGATCGTCTTCGTGATCAGGAAATACAGGCACCATTTCCCTGTTGTTGTGCGGGTATAA
- the LOC121414732 gene encoding vegetative cell wall protein gp1-like: MASVRIFSTFLVISLACSVGILAQTQPDQPTNAAPPNQPTPAAPPNQPTPAPSPAAKPTPAAITSGSKSASSTSDSSEEAPGPAPPPNPAPAPNPAPAPGPNPAPCPAPGPNPAPCPAPGPNPAPASAAGPVRIAPAPLGSHLRRSDSSSAAGVAVAVLAAVGFIAGAVIFAVKKYRHNSPALLEA; the protein is encoded by the exons ATGGCATCCGTTCGAATCTTCAGCACCTTCCTCGTCATCAGTCTAG CCTGTTCAGTGGGTATCTTGGCCCAGACACAACCCGATCAACCTACAAATGCTGCTCCACCGAATCAACCGACACCTGCAGCTCCACCGAATCAACCGACACCAGCTCCTTCTCCCGCCGCCAAACCTACCCCGGCTGCAATCACCTCAGGGAGCAAGAGTGCTTCTTCCACGTCAGACTCTTCGGAAGAGGCTCCCGGTCCCGCTCCCCCTCCCAACCCAGCTCCGGCCCCGAATCCAGCTCCGGCTCCAGGCCCTAATCCGGCTCCCTGTCCGGCTCCAGGCCCTAATCCGGCTCCCTGTCCGGCTCCAGGTCCCAATCCAGCCCCAGCATCAGCAGCTGGTCCCGTTCGGATAGCACCCGCTCCCCTAGGCTCACACCTGAGAAGGAGCGACTCATCAAGTGCGGCTGGCGTCGCTGTTGCCGTATTAGCAGCCGTCGGATTCATCGCAGGAGCAGTCATCTTCGCCGTCAAGAAGTACAGACACAATTCTCCCGCCCTATTGGAAGCCTAA
- the LOC121414830 gene encoding uncharacterized protein LOC121414830, whose product MVSSAKIVCLVAFLGALCLVTEARAKFPGVAKLIGSPQKQTQIDPQAPMAQTDPSASASSESMSSETDDDDAAANTAAAAPAAAAPAPIGGNLPMLAANGRQLPNTGARDPNQMFGRGSGSSGTSVGVAFAVLALIAVVVVGAYFGVRKYRPHLVSHFTSEEE is encoded by the exons ATGGTTTCATCAGCAAAGATAGTCTGCCTTGTGGCTTTCCTGGGTG cACTCTGCCTGGTAACAGAAGCAAGAGCCAAATTTCCAGGAGTGGCGAAGCTTATCGGATCACCCCAGAAGCAAACACAGATCGACCCTCAAGCCCCGATGGCCCAGACCGACCCATCGGCCTCTGCCTCATCCGAATCAATGTCATCAGAAACAGACGATGACGACGCCGCTGCCAACACCGCCGCCGCCGCTCCAGCCGCCGCAGCACCGGCACCAATCGGCGGCAACCTCCCGATGCTGGCTGCGAACGGACGACAGTTGCCGAATACCGGAGCTCGGGACCCGAATCAGATGTTCGGCAGGGGATCGGGAAGTTCGGGGACGAGCGTCGGGGTTGCTTTCGCCGTTCTTGCGCTGATTGCCGTAGTTGTAGTAGGAGCATACTTTGGAGTACGGAAGTACAGACCACATCTcgtttcacatttcacatcagaggaagaatga